The DNA segment CTGCCCTACCCCGACCAAAAGAAAAATCCTCATGTGCGAAGACTCGACGATCTAGCAGAATACGAGGAGAGTTAGCTCATAGGAATCAAAACCCTAAAACCAGAAAAAGAATGTCCATCCAGTCGTCCCATACAACTTCGGCCAGCGCTCCGCGCTAGCCTACGCGTATGGACTTCACGTTCACAAAAGAATGGAAAAAGAACTAGAAGCGGAAATCGCAAAACTCCTAAAGGGATTACTAACCCCTGGCTTCAACCGTTCACTTGGAGCACTCGAGGACGCGGGAGCGATTGATCTTAGAAAGCTAAAGAAAGAGTACTCAGGCACTGGAAGTAAGTACTATGACATTGTAACTGAGCAGATGGAATTGACTGTCGAATACGCAAAACCATCGATCCACGAAATGGTCAAAAAGTTCCTAGCCTCCAAAGAAACGAAATGAAAGAATGTGTGAACAAGTCGCTCGATACAACTCGGGCCAAGCGCCCGAGTTGTGGACACAGCAAGGACGTATCTCACCCTACTCTTTCACGACGGTTTTCGAGCCCTCGCGTATCAGCTTAGCGTTCACCAAGTAATGGGAAGCGAAAGAAAAGTATGGCACTGGAGAATTACGAAATCGAAGCGATTAGATCCTGCATCGGAATCATGAATCGCAACTTCCCGAATCAGCCGAATCGACGTTCCCGAAGCTAGAAGAATAACTATCGAAGACTTACGAATCGAAGCACTCCAAGTCAGCGCGAACCTCGTCGACCGGTAACGATGCGAGAAGAAGAAACTAAAAGAAGAAGAGAGAAGAAGAAATCCGAAGACCGAAGTCAGCCGAAGGCACGTTTCTAAAAGCGAAGAAAAGAATCATGAAGATCTCCGAAGACGAATCACTACAAGAAGAACTAAGAAGAGGTGAACAAGACGGTCGTCACAACTCCGATAGTCGCTCCGCGACTATCTCCGCGTGACACCTCGACGTTGGGCAGAAACAAAATGAAACTGAGAAACGGATACAGAACTCTTAAGTACGGTACCCCACTGCTCGACTACTATGCATTCTCGAAGCCCTTCCCTCGAGCAAGAATCAGGGAGTACCTTCCCACCGACTACGACGTCTGTTCCGAGATCTATTCAAAAAACGAGAGCGGGAGATTCCCACCCAACTATCTTAGCAAGTTTCAAGACTACCTTAAGAATGAGGAAGCAATCGTTCTAGTCATAGAAGAAGATTCAAAGGTGGTCGGGACAGGAGGAATCTGCCTTCTTGAGTACACTGATGAAATAACAATGGCAGCCTTATCCTTTGGGCTGATAGATCCCGACTACCAAAGAAAAGGTCTAGGAACGATGCTGTTGTGTGCTCGGATCTGCTTCCTCAAGCCACAGAAGAATTGGGATCTAATCATGACGAGCGCCGGAAATGGGACTGAATCCTTCTACAAACGAATCGGTTTTCAGTTTGTGGTAACGACCAATGACGAGTTCGGAACAGAACTGGAAAGCTATCACGTCAAATTGCCCGAATGTGACATCATCAGGTTCCGCAAGTTGATCGATGCCTCAGGCTCAGCAAGCACATTGAGATTTGATACTCCAATCCCTTCATCGGATTGCCGAGAGGCA comes from the Pelagicoccus sp. SDUM812003 genome and includes:
- a CDS encoding GNAT family N-acetyltransferase; translated protein: MKLRNGYRTLKYGTPLLDYYAFSKPFPRARIREYLPTDYDVCSEIYSKNESGRFPPNYLSKFQDYLKNEEAIVLVIEEDSKVVGTGGICLLEYTDEITMAALSFGLIDPDYQRKGLGTMLLCARICFLKPQKNWDLIMTSAGNGTESFYKRIGFQFVVTTNDEFGTELESYHVKLPECDIIRFRKLIDASGSASTLRFDTPIPSSDCREAYQKELIAQQGSPYNSGQSLRD